In Tateyamaria omphalii, one DNA window encodes the following:
- a CDS encoding non-ribosomal peptide synthetase, which yields MPDPFSAKDDARMYATGDLARWLPSGELDFLGRADFQVKLRGYRIELGEIETAIDGLDGVRQSVAIVREDIPGVQQLVAYLLADGSPEEPALKVALAEVLPAHMIPGRFVTLDSFPLTPNKKVDRKALPAPTAPARPKPLTPAATDSAPATAANNAPGFDGNVTAAISGIWTSILGVSDISARDSFFDLGGHSLLAVQAHREIKAQLGVTKLSITDIFRFPVLGDLAKAVQSKLESPAPKPAATAPQPAKVPETVGGGAAGAEPAPSRTDAMAQRRAMRAARRKGR from the coding sequence GTGCCGGACCCGTTCTCGGCCAAAGACGACGCCCGGATGTATGCAACCGGCGATCTGGCCCGTTGGCTGCCAAGCGGAGAACTGGACTTCCTCGGGCGCGCCGACTTCCAGGTCAAACTGCGCGGCTACAGGATCGAACTGGGCGAGATCGAGACGGCCATCGACGGGTTGGACGGTGTTCGCCAGTCGGTGGCGATCGTCCGCGAGGACATCCCAGGCGTCCAGCAACTCGTGGCGTATCTGCTGGCCGATGGCAGCCCGGAAGAACCTGCCCTGAAGGTGGCCCTGGCCGAGGTGCTCCCTGCCCACATGATCCCGGGTCGCTTCGTGACACTCGACAGCTTCCCGCTCACCCCCAATAAAAAGGTCGACCGCAAGGCCCTGCCCGCTCCCACCGCGCCAGCGCGGCCCAAACCATTGACGCCCGCCGCCACGGACAGCGCACCAGCAACCGCCGCGAACAACGCTCCGGGCTTTGACGGGAACGTCACCGCCGCGATCAGCGGCATATGGACGTCGATCCTGGGTGTTTCGGACATCTCGGCGCGCGACAGCTTCTTTGATCTGGGCGGGCACTCCCTGCTTGCCGTACAGGCCCACCGCGAGATCAAGGCACAGCTGGGCGTCACCAAACTGTCGATCACGGACATCTTCCGCTTCCCCGTTCTGGGCGATCTTGCCAAGGCAGTTCAAAGCAAGCTGGAGTCGCCAGCCCCCAAACCGGCGGCCACAGCCCCGCAGCCCGCAAAGGTGCCCGAAACCGTCGGCGGAGGGGCCGCCGGCGCCGAACCCGCGCCATCCCGCACCGATGCCATGGCCCAACGCCGCGCGATGCGCGCTGCACGCCGCAAGGGCAGATGA
- a CDS encoding 4'-phosphopantetheinyl transferase family protein — translation MQGNRAPRWPDGLVGSITHTSQAALAIVTRSTAARSIGIDLEDATPLPHDLWDVVLTPAERARAHDGATAKRIFSSKEAVYKAQFPITGQRLEFTDLSIQFDGSHMRVDSTHPAVKPLLPKLHAQSIETHLGVYLSLVFIPAE, via the coding sequence ATGCAAGGCAACCGCGCACCGCGCTGGCCTGATGGCCTCGTCGGATCCATCACGCACACATCGCAAGCCGCCCTCGCCATTGTCACCCGCAGCACCGCAGCGCGTTCCATCGGCATCGACCTCGAAGACGCGACCCCCCTGCCCCACGACCTCTGGGACGTGGTGCTGACACCCGCCGAACGCGCCCGCGCCCATGACGGCGCAACTGCAAAACGCATCTTTTCGTCCAAGGAAGCGGTCTACAAAGCGCAGTTCCCGATCACCGGGCAACGGCTGGAGTTCACCGACCTGTCCATCCAATTCGACGGATCGCACATGCGCGTGGACAGCACGCACCCGGCGGTCAAACCCCTGCTGCCGAAGCTGCATGCACAGTCGATTGAAACCCACCTCGGGGTCTACCTGTCGCTGGTGTTCATTCCAGCCGAATAA
- a CDS encoding glycosyltransferase, translated as MTKSGKLLIYAPVPLVKTDTGLHLESQACNGLRLWAEHFDEVVCMNPVTSGALPDGWIPISDTDLDMARIRLVPLPMAYRPDQFARHYRACRDVIRDEIAKADYLSFAIGGLTGDWGSVAAWQAHRAGLPFAIWTDRVESEVVRRTASSNDLWRRRVRARLEHRLMWWWEKFIIRRATLGLFHGKETFDTYAPYCEQPQLVHDIHLSKSDHIAPEQVQAKVAGVADGPLHIVYTGRASAMKGPQDWVAVLARLNAQGVDFRATWLGDGPDLAEMKALVAASGIEAKVHFAGFVDDRDVVMQHLRDAHIFLFCHKTPESPRCLIEALVSATPIVGYDGSYPSDLIAAHQGGRLVPLDDVAALAEAVVALDQDRVALADLIKRAARDGEPFDEDSVFEHRSEIIKACL; from the coding sequence ATGACGAAATCTGGGAAATTGTTGATCTATGCGCCTGTGCCGCTGGTGAAGACGGATACGGGGCTGCATCTGGAAAGCCAGGCCTGCAACGGGTTGCGGTTGTGGGCGGAGCATTTCGACGAGGTTGTCTGTATGAACCCGGTGACGTCCGGTGCGTTGCCGGATGGGTGGATCCCGATCAGTGATACCGATCTGGACATGGCGCGTATTCGTCTTGTGCCGCTGCCCATGGCGTACCGTCCGGACCAGTTCGCGCGGCATTATCGGGCCTGTCGAGACGTGATCCGGGACGAGATTGCCAAGGCCGACTACCTCAGTTTTGCCATTGGTGGCCTGACGGGTGATTGGGGATCCGTTGCCGCGTGGCAGGCGCACCGCGCGGGTTTGCCCTTTGCGATCTGGACGGACCGGGTGGAATCCGAAGTTGTGCGTCGTACAGCGTCGAGCAATGATCTGTGGCGTCGCCGTGTGCGTGCGCGGCTGGAGCATCGGCTGATGTGGTGGTGGGAAAAATTCATCATCCGACGCGCTACTCTGGGTCTGTTTCACGGCAAGGAAACCTTTGACACCTACGCGCCCTATTGTGAGCAGCCGCAGCTTGTCCATGATATCCACCTGAGCAAATCCGATCACATCGCGCCCGAACAGGTGCAGGCGAAAGTCGCCGGGGTTGCAGATGGGCCGCTCCACATCGTCTATACGGGCCGCGCCAGCGCCATGAAAGGGCCGCAGGATTGGGTTGCCGTGCTGGCCCGTCTGAACGCGCAGGGCGTTGATTTTCGGGCAACCTGGTTGGGCGATGGGCCTGACCTAGCCGAGATGAAGGCGCTGGTCGCCGCATCGGGGATCGAGGCGAAGGTGCACTTTGCCGGATTTGTGGATGACCGTGACGTCGTCATGCAGCACCTGCGGGACGCGCATATCTTTCTGTTTTGTCACAAGACGCCGGAATCGCCCCGCTGTTTGATCGAGGCGCTTGTGTCGGCCACGCCGATTGTGGGCTACGACGGGTCGTATCCCAGCGATCTGATCGCAGCGCATCAGGGTGGTCGGTTGGTGCCGCTGGATGATGTGGCAGCGCTGGCGGAGGCCGTGGTGGCGCTGGATCAGGACCGGGTTGCGCTGGCTGACCTGATCAAACGTGCAGCCCGGGACGGTGAGCCGTTTGACGAGGACAGCGTCTTTGAACACCGCAGCGAGATCATAAAGGCCTGCCTGTAG
- a CDS encoding oligosaccharide flippase family protein, with product MIGVIRRQLSGDGMGARVMRGSFLTFLGFGGGQFLRLLSNLILTRLLFPEAFGLMAILSLFLAGMQMFSDIGLSASIVQSKRGNDPVFLNTAWTLQVMRGVLLGLICCVIAGPVAQFYQEPILYELMFGLAFTVFIMEMRSTKIGTASRNIHLGRVTFLDLGCQIVAIVVMVVVAWIWETVWALVVGMMVQQALHAVLSHLVLPGHPNRLQLEKAAFVELFNFGKYLFVSSGLTFIIENGDRMLLSKFFTLANLGFYNIAYFFGSVPVILMGNLAVRVVYPLYSARPPAESEANRRALSKARFGLTGFLFAIQFGLALLGVWLIELLYTTEYWAAGPILVVMSVSLMPSLIIRGHAFVLLSAGRSGLFTAYQALRAVLQTGLLALGVIHFGLIGALAAQPIAAILSYPVLYRMIRPYRAEDPLHDGFFMALTVLCGAFVFWINQEALLRVLAIQ from the coding sequence ATGATCGGTGTCATCCGGCGGCAGTTGTCTGGCGACGGAATGGGCGCGCGGGTCATGCGCGGGTCCTTCCTGACCTTTCTGGGCTTTGGGGGCGGACAGTTTCTGCGTCTTCTGTCAAACCTGATCCTGACCCGGCTTTTGTTCCCCGAAGCCTTTGGCCTGATGGCCATCCTGTCCCTTTTTCTGGCCGGGATGCAGATGTTTTCAGACATTGGCCTGAGTGCCAGCATCGTCCAGTCAAAGCGCGGGAATGACCCGGTGTTTCTGAACACGGCCTGGACATTGCAGGTGATGCGCGGCGTGCTGCTGGGCCTGATCTGCTGCGTGATTGCAGGCCCGGTGGCGCAGTTCTACCAAGAGCCGATCCTGTACGAATTGATGTTCGGCCTCGCCTTTACCGTTTTCATCATGGAGATGCGGTCCACCAAGATCGGCACCGCGTCGCGCAACATCCATCTGGGGCGGGTGACGTTCCTGGATCTGGGGTGCCAGATCGTGGCGATTGTGGTGATGGTGGTCGTGGCGTGGATCTGGGAAACGGTCTGGGCCCTTGTGGTAGGGATGATGGTGCAACAGGCGCTGCATGCCGTTCTGTCGCATCTGGTGCTGCCGGGTCATCCGAACCGCCTGCAATTGGAAAAAGCGGCTTTCGTTGAGCTGTTTAACTTCGGCAAGTACCTGTTTGTCAGTTCAGGGCTGACTTTCATCATCGAAAACGGCGACCGCATGTTGCTGTCGAAGTTTTTTACGTTGGCCAATCTGGGTTTTTACAACATCGCGTATTTTTTTGGTTCAGTGCCTGTGATCCTGATGGGCAACCTCGCGGTGCGGGTGGTCTATCCGCTCTATTCGGCGCGTCCGCCCGCAGAGTCCGAGGCCAACCGCAGGGCCTTGTCCAAGGCGCGGTTCGGGCTGACCGGCTTTCTGTTCGCGATCCAGTTCGGGCTGGCGCTTTTGGGCGTGTGGCTGATCGAGTTGTTGTACACAACCGAGTATTGGGCAGCGGGGCCTATTCTGGTGGTGATGAGTGTGTCGCTCATGCCCAGCCTGATCATTCGCGGCCATGCCTTTGTGCTCCTGTCGGCTGGTCGGTCCGGCCTTTTCACGGCCTATCAGGCGTTGCGCGCGGTGCTGCAGACCGGGCTTCTGGCGCTGGGTGTCATACATTTCGGCTTGATTGGCGCATTGGCGGCGCAACCCATCGCGGCTATCCTGAGTTACCCGGTGCTTTATCGCATGATCCGGCCTTATCGTGCCGAGGATCCGCTGCATGACGGGTTCTTTATGGCGCTGACGGTCCTTTGCGGCGCCTTCGTGTTTTGGATCAATCAAGAGGCGTTGCTGCGGGTGCTGGCGATCCAGTGA
- a CDS encoding tyrosine-protein kinase family protein, whose amino-acid sequence MEPVGDHVPEPASGKTTIACNLALGLGRANNLRTMLFDFDLGDPSIHTFLGLESRHSLKSVLTGRVPLAEHAKRIRENVGVVISPQPEPDPNKLILSDEIGEFLDGVQDMYKPDVMIFDLPAILSGDHARAFLKNTDCALIVALAEKTRFSQLDVCEREVAESTNVLGVVVNGCHPSAVKAE is encoded by the coding sequence GTGGAGCCGGTTGGCGATCACGTCCCCGAACCGGCGAGCGGCAAGACGACGATTGCGTGCAACCTGGCCCTGGGCCTCGGGCGCGCAAACAACCTGCGCACAATGCTTTTTGATTTCGATCTTGGCGATCCTTCGATCCATACGTTTTTGGGCCTGGAAAGTCGCCACAGTCTGAAGTCCGTTCTGACCGGGCGGGTGCCCCTTGCGGAACATGCGAAGCGGATCAGGGAGAATGTGGGTGTCGTCATCTCGCCGCAACCGGAACCCGACCCGAACAAGCTGATCCTTTCGGATGAAATCGGTGAATTTCTTGACGGTGTTCAAGACATGTACAAGCCCGATGTGATGATTTTCGACCTGCCTGCCATCTTGAGTGGGGATCACGCGCGTGCGTTTCTGAAAAACACCGATTGCGCGTTGATCGTCGCGTTGGCCGAGAAGACACGGTTCAGCCAGCTGGACGTATGCGAACGGGAAGTCGCGGAAAGCACGAACGTCCTGGGCGTCGTCGTGAACGGCTGCCATCCCAGTGCAGTGAAGGCGGAATAA
- a CDS encoding GumC family protein, which translates to MTLPLRFYWMLLLRRMPLMMLIVLVCSGLAVFAAFKLPPVYSSMARLQVEAPKITIELGRNVVETEAGEQLQVIEEQLLTRANLLDIAQKYEVFEDIDAMTPDRIVEAMRESTSIRRSSGNNQATLMSISFSASRGSVAAEVVNDYVTLVLEANSFFRRERVENTVSFFAQETDRLADEIDAQSNRIIAFKNANVDALPEDLLYRQDRQSTLQERLSRLEQDRASIVSNRSEMIAVFEATGRLGSTVRRELSPEERRLQDLELELAEARTIYSETNPRLVQIVGQIEQLERSIAGAGPRDETDAESSEPSFLDLQLTEMDQRIQEIDLEIVRINAELEKLARALAATATNSITLERLERDLESIRTRYNTSVNNLNQARMAERVEVNAQGQRISLIEGAVVPQVPSGPPRMKIAVAGVGAV; encoded by the coding sequence ATGACCCTGCCGCTGCGTTTTTACTGGATGCTGCTGTTGCGCCGAATGCCGCTGATGATGCTGATCGTTCTGGTATGTTCGGGGTTGGCGGTTTTTGCCGCGTTCAAATTGCCGCCGGTCTATTCGTCCATGGCGCGCCTTCAGGTCGAAGCGCCCAAGATCACGATCGAACTGGGCCGTAATGTTGTGGAGACGGAAGCCGGCGAACAGTTGCAGGTGATTGAAGAGCAATTGCTGACGCGGGCCAACCTGCTTGATATTGCGCAGAAATACGAGGTTTTCGAAGATATCGACGCGATGACGCCGGACAGAATTGTCGAGGCCATGCGTGAAAGCACCAGCATCCGCCGGTCCAGCGGGAACAACCAGGCGACGCTGATGTCGATTTCGTTCAGCGCCTCGCGCGGGTCGGTCGCGGCCGAGGTTGTCAACGATTACGTGACGCTGGTGCTGGAGGCCAACAGCTTCTTCCGCCGGGAACGGGTTGAAAACACCGTATCCTTTTTTGCGCAGGAAACTGACCGGCTGGCGGATGAAATTGATGCGCAATCCAATCGGATCATCGCGTTCAAGAATGCAAATGTGGACGCCCTGCCCGAAGACCTTCTGTATCGGCAAGACCGCCAATCCACCTTGCAGGAGCGGCTAAGTCGGCTTGAGCAAGACCGCGCGTCGATAGTGAGCAATCGCAGCGAGATGATTGCGGTGTTTGAAGCGACAGGGCGGCTTGGATCAACCGTGCGTCGGGAACTGTCACCCGAAGAACGGCGCCTGCAAGACCTGGAACTGGAACTGGCCGAGGCGCGCACGATCTATTCTGAAACAAATCCCCGTTTGGTCCAGATCGTCGGTCAGATCGAACAGCTGGAACGCAGCATTGCAGGGGCAGGGCCCAGGGACGAAACGGATGCCGAAAGTTCCGAGCCGTCGTTCCTGGACCTGCAACTGACCGAGATGGACCAGCGCATTCAGGAAATCGACCTTGAGATCGTCCGCATCAATGCCGAGCTGGAGAAGCTGGCGCGCGCCTTGGCGGCAACTGCGACCAACTCGATCACGCTGGAGCGTTTGGAGCGCGATCTGGAGAGCATTCGCACGCGTTACAACACGTCGGTGAACAACCTGAACCAGGCGCGCATGGCCGAACGGGTGGAGGTCAACGCCCAGGGCCAGCGCATCAGTTTGATTGAGGGCGCTGTCGTGCCGCAAGTGCCATCCGGTCCGCCGCGCATGAAAATCGCGGTCGCCGGTGTAGGGGCGGTATGA
- a CDS encoding ExeA family protein translates to MKTDLYLQHFQFRERPFALLPDPDFIYWSKGHTRAFSVLEYGLITQAPITVLTGEVGAGKTTLLQALIAQINGEVVVGLISNAQGGRGELLRWVLNAFDQQADPTADYVALHQQFVDFVIGQYAAGHSVLLIIDEAQNLSSETLEELRMLTNVNSGKDELLQLVLLGQPELREMISQPELRQFAQRVSVSYHLDPMDRCTSRAYIASRLQHVGGSGEEFTEDAMTLIHQISGGIPREINKICDLALVYAVSADKTVVDATLIEELLADGVILTAPIRPLFLSNRYAVPMPGPRTGEAAE, encoded by the coding sequence TTGAAAACGGACCTTTATCTACAGCATTTCCAGTTCCGGGAACGCCCCTTCGCGCTTCTGCCGGATCCGGATTTTATTTACTGGTCCAAAGGGCATACGCGCGCCTTTTCCGTTCTGGAATACGGGTTGATCACGCAGGCGCCCATCACCGTGCTGACCGGCGAAGTGGGCGCGGGTAAAACCACGCTGCTGCAGGCGCTGATTGCGCAGATCAATGGTGAGGTCGTTGTCGGGCTGATTTCGAATGCGCAGGGGGGACGGGGCGAGCTGTTGCGGTGGGTGCTGAATGCCTTTGACCAGCAGGCCGACCCGACGGCTGACTATGTGGCCCTGCACCAGCAATTCGTGGATTTCGTCATCGGGCAATATGCGGCGGGCCATTCGGTGTTGCTGATCATTGACGAGGCACAGAACCTGTCATCGGAAACGCTGGAAGAGCTGCGGATGCTCACCAATGTCAATTCAGGCAAGGATGAGCTGTTGCAGCTTGTTCTGCTCGGCCAACCGGAGCTGCGCGAGATGATTTCGCAGCCCGAATTGCGCCAGTTCGCGCAACGGGTGTCCGTCAGTTATCACCTTGACCCGATGGACCGGTGCACAAGCCGCGCCTACATTGCGTCGCGCTTGCAGCATGTCGGGGGCAGCGGCGAAGAGTTCACCGAAGACGCCATGACGCTGATCCATCAGATCAGTGGCGGTATCCCCCGCGAGATCAACAAGATCTGCGACCTTGCGCTTGTCTACGCCGTGAGTGCCGACAAGACCGTGGTTGATGCAACGTTGATCGAAGAATTGCTGGCGGACGGCGTGATCCTGACCGCACCGATCCGGCCCTTGTTTCTGTCCAACCGATATGCGGTTCCGATGCCTGGGCCGCGCACCGGGGAGGCGGCCGAATGA